The DNA region TACTCCCGAATGTCTCTGGGTAAATCATTCAATCCGGATACTACCTCAAATTCCAGATTTTTACCGGTGAAATTGGTAATCCAGCGTGGAATTTTCACTCTTCCAATATCATCACAGGAAACATGGTGCGTACAGGATTCTAACAATAAAACCCGATCCCCCTCTTTTAACTCCGCTATTTTTGGTGTGCCCTTCAAATAATTCTCAAAATCTCCCTTGAAACGGGCAAGAACAATACTAAAGCTGGTCAAGGGAACATCATGCGGAACTGAAGAATCTGCCCTGGTAAACATCTGGCTGTCGGTTATGGCCAATTTCGGCTTAATACCTGTACGTTTAAGAAACGCATCAACCTCCCGCTCCTTAAGGATTATACTGACTGCATCATTATCCAGAACATCCCGTATGGTCTGCACCTGAGGTAAAATTAATCGTCCGGCCGGGGCTTCTATATCAATGGGAGTAATTAGAAGCACAATATCTCCATAACTTAGCAAATCCCCTATAAGAGATGGGATTTTAAAAGCCGAGTCAGGGATGGTTTTCTTGATGGTTTGAATAATGACATCGGAATTATAACCATTTAAAATACTGTAATCCATCACCTCACAATTGTATTCTTCCCGGATTTGTTTTTTCAATCCGGGGTCTAAAGGTTCCAAATCCGACTTATTATGGACAATAAAAAAAGGCGTATAATTTTTATGGAATTCCTCAATTACTTTTTGCTCAAAATCACCAAAAAGGTTGTGGGTTATAACCAAAATTCCCAGATCAATTGTCTTAATGGATGAGCGGGTTTTGGATTTTCTCTTCTCACCCAATTCACCGGTATCATCAATACCTGCGGTATCAACAAGAACCACCGGTCCGAATCCCGTAATCTCAAATGATTTCTTTACCGGATCGGTGGTGGTACCGGCATAATCAGAAACAATGGCAATATCCTGATTTGCGAGCTGATTGATCAATGAACTTTTGCCATTATTTCGTCTCCCATATATCCCAAGATGCGGCTTCGATTCTTTTCCTCTGGCCATCATGATATCATTCTTTTTCGAATTCTGTAACCAATTTGAATTAAAGCATCAACCTTCCAACAGATCATTGATTCTGAATCCCATTTTCAGTAAATTATCCGAAGAAAGCAAGGTTTTAAGCTTTTCCTTTTCAATATATTGAAAGTGGTCATTGGCATCCAATATATTGATATTTTTTTCTTTCATTAAACGGGCTAAATCCGCCGCCTTGTTGTATCCAATATAAGGACTTAAGGCCGTAGCTATTGACGGGCTCTGATACAACCGTTCAAGGGCAACTTGTGTATTAACGGTTAATCGTTCTATCATATTATCTTTCAGGGTTTGATTGATTCCCTTCAGTAACTTCAGACTTTCAATAATGGCATGACCAATTAAGGGGGTATGAGGATTCAGTTCAAGGTTTCCCTGACCTGCCAGGGAAGAAACCAGGTTGTCGTTTGCATATATTTTATGTACAGCGCCAATCACAAATTCAGGTATCACCGGATTTACTTTCCCCGGCATAATAGAGCTCCCCACCTGCCGCCTGGGTAGTTCCACTTCATGGTTTTTTACCAGATCAGAGGCCAGCAATCGTAAATCTGATACCATCTTTTCCAGATTTACCGCATGAGCCTTTAACGTGGCATGTACTTCAACAAAGGAATCCAGATTGGAGGTGGCATCCGCCATATTCTCACTTCTTGAAAGGGGCAACCCGGTAAGGTGCCGAAGCACAGGAACAACCTCCATAATAAAGAAAGTGGGTACGGTAATACCCGTACCTATGGCACTTCCTCCAAGGTTAACCACTTTTATGCGTTCGGAGCATTTGGAAACACGCCACCAATCTCTTGACAGTGCTTCATTGTATGTACTGAATAACTTCCCGTAAGAAGAAGGCACAGCTTGCTGCATTTGAGTATAACCGATTCTTAAATCATGCCTATGTTTGTTCTCCAGATGCTCCAAGTTTTTTCTGAGATCGTTAATGCTTTCCTCGAGATTTTCAAGCAAACGCATTACAGCAACTTTTAAAGCCGTCGGTACCACATCGTTTGTCGACTGGTAAACATTTGCATTTTCGATGGGATCTATGTACCGGTAATCGCCGGGCCTGCCACCCAATTTCTGAAGGGCGGCATTGGCAATAATTTCATTTATGTTCATATTGATGCTTGTTCCGGCACCTCCCTGCACGGCTGGTACAATAAAGTGATCCATATATTTTCCCTCACTTATTTCCTCAGCACTTTTAATCAGAACCTCCATAACTTCCTCGTCTATAAATCTTAAAGGAATCTCAGCATGAGGATATTTATAATTCACCGCTCTCCTGAACTTCTGATAAGTCTGATAACATGCAAGTTTGGTTACGCCCATAGCGCGATACCACTCCTCCTGAAAGGATGTCCGGTCAGGAAAATTTTCATTGGCTCTCATTGAATGTATGCCATATAAGGCGTTTTCAGGAATCTCCTTCTTGCCTATATAATCTTCCTCAATCCGCATAATCTGTCTATTATCATTGAAACTGTGAATTTTCTCAAAATTATAATTTTTTGTAACAAATCAATATTTTATGAAGAAACATCAATCGGCGGCAGTCTGTTTTATTATGCCAAAATATATACAAAGACTAAAAAAGATGCAGGAAGAATTCAGAATCACAAAACCATATTCACTAAAAGACATTAAACTTGATGGCATTGTTGAAACAAATGCTTATTTTAGCCCGTAAAAATAATTATGCTTGAATTCATTAAAGGGCAAATTAATGAGGTAACCCCGGCCTATGTAGTAGTTGAGATCATGAACA from Bacteroidales bacterium includes:
- the hydF gene encoding [FeFe] hydrogenase H-cluster maturation GTPase HydF codes for the protein MARGKESKPHLGIYGRRNNGKSSLINQLANQDIAIVSDYAGTTTDPVKKSFEITGFGPVVLVDTAGIDDTGELGEKRKSKTRSSIKTIDLGILVITHNLFGDFEQKVIEEFHKNYTPFFIVHNKSDLEPLDPGLKKQIREEYNCEVMDYSILNGYNSDVIIQTIKKTIPDSAFKIPSLIGDLLSYGDIVLLITPIDIEAPAGRLILPQVQTIRDVLDNDAVSIILKEREVDAFLKRTGIKPKLAITDSQMFTRADSSVPHDVPLTSFSIVLARFKGDFENYLKGTPKIAELKEGDRVLLLESCTHHVSCDDIGRVKIPRWITNFTGKNLEFEVVSGLNDLPRDIREYALVVQCGGCMITRKQLINRIKPAIEAGVPVTNYGMAIAYVQGIYHRAIAPFVSREIEALDYL